The nucleotide window TCTAAATTCAAGACCGCCCTTAATCTGGGGAAAGGGCCCGTGttccctgcatgtgtgtgtgaaactcaCGCCTAGTGTAGTACTCTGTCTGTTGTAGCCTGCAAAGTGCAGTATGCTCTCTGTGGCCATGGCCAGGCCAGTGTGCTGGGACAGTCCCGACACCCAGTTCTGATGCTTGTtcaagtactcctgcacaacacacaaaatacaggtaagataaagaaatggacaaaaagagagaaaagttctttaataataaaatttaTAATagctgtttattgatccccagtggggaaattacaatttacactctgttttgtttagGAATCACTCACAGGAGGCCTGAGGagagagccacacacacacaccacacacacacacacacacacacacacacacacacacacacacacacaacacacacaccacacacacacacacacacacaacacacaaaaccacacacacacacacacacacacacacacacacacacacacacacacacacgatgtcAGAGTGCAGAAGTTCAGACTTTTAGTATTAACTTTCAAAAGACCATCAATGACATTTCTTAGACTTACTTccagtaatatatatataatatagtatttgCTTCTTTTGTTAGCTTTGCATAATCAGAAGGAATCAGTGGTTACAATTAATACAATCTCTCTAATTGAGTGTGTGCTGACCCTCTCTTAAACTCCCCAGCTCTGTTGATTTTTCGGATGTCAAAGAAGAGATCTCCACtctgaagaaaaataaaaagtaaagaaattcACCTGTAAGTGGGACTTTGTGACTGAAGGGGCCCATTTCATTGCTTCTTTCAGGATCTCACCACAGCGAGCAGCAAAGTCTTTCACTATGCTCTACAGGGAGATAATGAAACCAGAATGTGATCATTTAAGAAATACAAAAGGGATATTAGACAATCAATTTCCATAAAATGTATCCCTACACATGTTGAGAAAAGGTATACTCTTCCCTAGAGCTTTTTATTGGTATATGAATGTAAGAAGCTTATGTCAcgtcatgaaaaaaacatcacattaaaATCCATCAAAGATTAAACAATCCAAACAGACTGAGCAAGAATGAGGCCAGAACTGTCTCTAAAACCAATGATGTGCTGTCCTCTAGtgtttataaatgtattaaGAGTCCAAACTCACCTCTCTGGCCTCATATGTGTCAGGAACAGTAATCCTGTACGGGGTGTCTGGGATGTCATAGTACGGCTGATCCTTGTGGATGTCCTAAATAAACCGAGAAGAAATTTGTTGAAACTGAAGCGTATAGGTGCACCTATCTAAACATTTTCCATGCTCTTTAAGCAAAGATTATTCAAGCTCTGCTTTTATTCCACCACagaacatttttattctttgactAATAATGTTGATTAAAGTTTCACCAGAGGAGAGTATTCCACATTGGCTCTGTGTTGTTCACACCAGCCCTCAACTCATACTTACAGCACTTagtgatagagagagagtctgCAAGATGTCCAACATGGTCTTCAACACACGACCACTCCAAAGCAGATGGGGGAATCTAGTATAGGTAAAACACATGAGAAATAGGACTCATACTATATATaacatgatgaaaaaaatgtaggCAAACAAGGNNNNNNNNNNCAGACACTCACGTCTCAGCCAATCCAGAAAGGTATTTGTCGGCCACTCTGCGAATCCTCTTGTGGGTGTGGTTAAAGTTGATCAATAAGAATTGGGCATGTCGCTCCAATTCCTCCTCATGCTCTTTGGTCTTGGGCTaaaaacatgagaaacatgATTTCATTGTTATTCCATGATactgataaaaataaacatacagtcAACAAGACGTCCAAGCCTTTCAAAATTGTTTGCCGTCACCCCAAATTTGAAGAGAAACCATACTACCTACCTTCTCAGCCATCATCTGGagaaagacatcaaacaccttaTCGCTAACACAAATAATGCACTGCATCATGcctgtaaagaaagaaaaaaagggaatttgAGGAAATGAATAACACAGCCTGAGAATAAGAAAGACCAGAGAAGAACGGGTGTAAAGCCCTCACCAGATTTGTCTTTCTGGATGGCTTTGTCTTCAAAATACCGAAACATGACCTGAAACCTGTCAGGATCATTGGATCGTAGCATCCTAAAAGAATTCAAGAGAAAAAAGTGGCAATAAAAAGTTTCATAATCGGACCTCACAATGAACAAAAAATGAACAATGTGAACTGGATACAAGAGTGTAAAAGGAGCTGACCGCATGTATTCCAGTCTGTAGACTGAGAGCAGGTACGTGGACATGGCAAAGTCAAGCTTGTTAATGAGGGCAGAACCTTCTGGAGGTGGGTCGAGAAGATTGCTGATCGTTGCTCGCAAATCGCTCAACTCAGCCTGGTGGACAGAAATGGAGAATTAAAAGATAAGTTCTGGTGTTTCTGTTTTCAAAGTCACTAGGGGGGAATAAAAGACTGTTTATGAGCTGTACCGGCGTGACTGTATCATTTTTCAGGGCAGAGTTATATTGTAGTTCGGAGCGAAGAGGTTCTCCACTGGGAAAGGTGAGAAGAGGAGACGTGGTAgcaatctcacacacaccttcataCCACTCCTCTGGCCAAAGCcctgaaaagacaaaatatattcatccaaaaaaatacatgaagCCCCTAGACTAATATTTCAGATTTGATTAAGATATTTAGAGCAGTGAAAAACACTCTGCAGTATGGTTTTGGTTATATTTGGGTTGATACTGATGATAGAAAAAGCGAAACATGTGTCTTTATCTTATTTAATTAACACGGTCATAACAACCCTAACATATTTCTATAACACAATCGGGTGTGAAATAAATCTCCATAattacttaaaggtcccatgacatggtgttctttggatggttttatttatataggacttagtggtcccctaatactgtatctgaagtctctttcccgaaattcagccttgttGCAGAATTACatccactagagccagtcccacaatgagctttccttaggacgtgccatttctgtgtctgtaactattgaggaggagagagggggggcaaggtggaaggtgggggtgtggccttgaccaactgccactttgcttgtttgaaagtcaTTGTGTCTCACTCTTTCTCATGAGTGGGCAAAATTaactgggtgggcaaagcagagaaagggaaggtaaccttgctccttatgacctcataagattccagatcggcccatctgagctttcattttctcaaaggccgagcaggatacccagggctcggtttccacctatcaccatttctagccactgtgggaccataggcaggctggaggaacgcatattaatgttgaaaaaaacctgataaagtgaaatttttatgccatgggatctttaaagTTATATTCACTACATTATCACAACACATTATCAGCAAGAAGCATTACTTCTTGTAATGCTTCTTGCCATAACCTGGGTGACACGTATAAGAAAATAGATCTATAACCATCAGATGAAGGCTATGGGAACCTTGATGTTTTAAAACTCCACACAGTTCATAGCTGAGTTTCAAAACTTCATCACTGAACAGGGAAACAATTTTGTGATTTGAAGAAGCTACTGACCACTTAACCAAAATCAGATCTCTCCGACTCATTTCAAGTGATATGGTGCAGAAGTGCAAAACTTTTGACTAAACGTGTAGCATTCTGAAATCAGTTGCTCACCTGATCCTTCCACAGCAAAACCCATGACCACAGAGTACAACCAGAAGTCCCTGAACAGCTTCTGGAGACGGGGCTTGGCCTCTTTTATTGGCGGAAGCCGCCTGGTCAACTGgagttagaaaaaaaatatgtatttaaaatttaTCACATTCTGTTTAAAGTGAATCTTTAGGAGTGGTGAATGGAATTTCCTACAAATACAAATAGATTAAATCTTTTTTGATAAGCTGCACACTGAATACAGATACacaactaaaataaatacattactgCATAACATCTCTTACCAGACTACAAGTCCTTCAGTAGGCAATTAGTATTAAATCCTCTTAACAGATTTGCTCAATTGTGAAGAGTTAAAGATTTTAGTCAGTCACAGCACTTTTTGGTCTGTTTGATCTGGTCTATTTGTTCAGGAGGAGCCCACATCAAAGTTCAGTTTTGTATTCAATCCTTTGCTCTTAGTCCTACAAACAAGAGCAACACAGCACTTCATCCCAGCACAGTAAAGGtaagacattttacagtttgaGACTGCTATTAAGAGAGTTCTTATGTAacatcttttgtgtttttagcaaGTAAACCCATGATTCTATTCCTATAGATTTATTAAAACATAAGTTCATCGAAATCTTCTAAATGCCGATAAGATGATTTTTAGGCCATACTAAATGTCTATTCTCCCTGCCTCAGCCTTCAGCATGTGGGTCATCACTGTCATGTCTGTGGCCTGTCTGCTGGTCAGTCCATCCCTGGCTGGGATTAAAGACCTCAGCTCTCACTTCACTGACCCTGAACCGGAACCCAGAGGCTTTGAACCAGGGGGGGCAGTGGATATAGAGGCCATCCCCTTAGAGTTCCACAAAGAAAACACTGTTACTAATGACCTAGTTTTGGATGGCTTTGAGGATGAAGATTATATTGATTTTGATAAAATCCTGGCTTTGGGCAGTGACGACTACACGTGAGTATTAACTGTTGTTACTTCTGGTGCCTTATATCAAAACTAAAATGTTAGGAAAAGAAGTTGAGATgtcaaataatttaaaagaaaaaaattgtatatgGTGGTCAATGTTACTTATAAAGCAGCTACTGTATAAGTGCTTTTAGACATTCAGAACAAAATACCTAAACAAATTTAGACAAACAAATTCTACTTCTGAATGGCTGGATGCTGAGTTTACGATATGTTTCAGTGAAGGGGATGAGATAGATGAGATTGCCACACCAGCCCCAGACATTGACATCTTTGCCGAACCCTCCGACCCAAAGATCCGCCGTGCCAGACTCCTACGGCTGTTCCATAGTCGGTCTCGCCTCCAACGCCTCAACATTGTTAATGCCCATTTCGGTTTCAACCTCTATCGAAGTCTTCGTAATGACGTCAACCGGAGTGACAACATCCTGCTAGCACCTGCTGGAATCTCTGTCGCTATGGGGATGATGGCTCTAGGGGCAGGACCTGGTACCCATGATCAGATATATAAAGCTCTGGGATTCGCAGAGTTTGTTAATGCTAGCCATCATTATGACAACACAACAGTGCATAAGCTCTTCAGGAAGCTGACGCACAGGCTCTTCAGGAGGAACTTTGGTTACACACTACGCTCTGTAAACGATGTCTACATAAAAAAGGATGTCGCAGTGAAAGATATTTTCCGTGCAGAGACAAAGGCTTATTACTTTGCAGAGCCGCAATCAGTGGACTTCAGGGACCCTGCCTTTCTGGACAAGGCCAACCGTCGCATCCTAAAGCAGACCAAAGGACTGATTAAGGAACCGCTCAAGAGTGTGGACCCAAATATGGTGCTGATGCTGCTCAACTACCTGTACTTCAAAGGTGAGTAAAAATCGGGACACACTCTGTCCTCCACCTACTTTCAAATGATGTGTATGTTGCAGAACTGTGAGGAAAGTAAAATTACAGTACCTCTTTGTGCTGAAGTAAACATATGACTCTTATTTGTTTGTATAAACAGGGACATGGGAACAAAAGTTCCCCAAAGAACAGACTCATTATCGCAACTTTCGAGTTAACGAAAAGACAAATGTACGCGTGCCAATGATGACCAACAAGGGCAACTATCTGGCTGCTGCCGACCACGAACTGGAGTGTGACATCCTACAGGTCGGTGGCCTCACaacagtttaacattttaacttGGCTTCTGAAGGGTGGCAATTTCCTGACAAACATGCATACTGGTCTATAAACAAGTAAACATGGGATACATAATAATGATGTACAATTTCTATTTTCAGCTCCCTTACACAGGAAAAATTAGCATGCTTATTGCCTTGCCTAGAAAGATCACTGGCATGAGGACCCTGGAGCAGGAGATCTCTCCCACTGTTGTCAATAAGTGGCtcaaaaacatgacaaacaggTCAGCAGCCTTTTCCCAACAAACTAATGAATAGCTAATGCAACGTGCAATAAACGTTTGGGAGCACCTTAATAATTAAAGGCTTGGGTGAACATGCTAAAATGTTTAGACATAGTGGTGATTTAAAAGCTATACCATGAGAAAAAATTTCTATGGCTCCCTTTAGGACTCGAGAGGTGGTGTTACCTCGGTTTAAACTGGAGCAGAACTATGACTTGATTGCAAATTTGAAAGAGATGGGCCTCACTGACTTGTTCCAGGAGAGTGCAGATTTCACTGGAATGACCTCTGAAAAGGTTTCCATGAACTGGGTGAGTAAGACTAAATCAGTCATGAGgcaaacatcaaaacaaattaaaagtgtTTTGGTCATGCAGTCACCTGGACACATTATCAACTGCAATCAATAACAAACTATTTCAAAATAACGGAAGCCTGATCTCCTTTCCCAGCTTAAGCACCAGGGGACCATCACGGTAAATGAAGAGGGCACTGAGGCTGCTGCTCTGACCCAGGTCGGCTTCATGCCCCTCTCCTCTCAGATCCGCTTCACTGTGGACCATCCCTTCCTCTTCCTGATCTATGAGCACCGCACAGACTGCCTCGTGTTCATGGGCCGGGTGGTCAATCCTTCACAGAACTAAACTAAACAGCTAAAATATACCCTTACAAATTCCATGTTTGGTTAGAATATCCAACTAAGACATTACTGACTTTAATAGCTGGgtcattgtttttaataataaaatactgcTATTAGtacaatatgtatatgtacGCATAGAGTGTGAGTGTAATGAATGTTAGTGCAGTGTCTTACCTCACATTTAAACTAACATAATTCTCGTAATGAGAGTCTGTCAAAGTGACtcaatgattttctgtctgttAATGTTTATCTTGTGCAATGAGCCCAGTGAAGAAATATGCTCAAAAATACATTATATACCTGTCATTAACCTAATGTTGTACTGTAATAACACCAGAAAGAATACGTGAATACATGAATAACACAAGAAAGgggataataaaataatatataaaactaTTAGCCAAGAATTTCTGTGAAAATTATGAAGAGAGAGCTTTAATGAAAACATGTTAtcaatatataatttattttcttatCTCATAATTAAATACATCTAatatatttgaaagaaaaacaaggtaGTGCAGTGTAACATAATTCAGCAGTGAACTGGTGACAGATGTTTGTACTGCAGCTAAAAGGGTAAATATTTGTCGATTGTTCCCAAAAAAGGGCAGCAGTTTGTACAGACATCACATACTCACCACAGCAATCACCGGAATGAGGACTCCAAGATTTCCAGCACTACTTGATGCCTACGAGAGATAAAGAGCCATTACTAATTTACCAACAATGCAACAATTTCCTGTTGTGTTCAGATGCTAATGCATTTAAGCACGTACCTTCAGCGCTGGTCCCTTATCTGAGGCCCTCTCACTGGCTCTCTTTCCTTCCAGGCCAAGTTGGACAAACAGCTCTAAAAGGTTTACCATCAGCTCATCCACAAGTTGCTCCCCCTGCAGGTTGGCTGCAATGTTGGCCAGAGCATTTATCACTGCCAGAGAGCAATGCCTAGTGGAGGAAAGATGGAGGGAACATTTAAACACAGTTCCAAAGAGCCATCAATGTATATAAGAtcaacaagaaaacaacaaatattaaTGTTCTCCAAACTACATTTCCTGCTTCTACATGAAATCAGTCCCCTGGAGCAGCTAGTAATTGTGTGGTCCGGGTAAGAGCAGATGCTGACCTGTAGCCATGATCTCTGTAGTCTTTGGTGGCTGAGTAGACCACTGAGCTGGCCTTCACACTGATCTGCTGGAACAGGTTCCACCCCTCCTGATACATGTATTGCTACAAGACAGAGGCAGACAGGAGTAAGACTGTGAATAGACCAGTAATCTCCTCTTACTACTTATAATATTTACACTTTTCTCAAAATCAAAAATCCCATTATTACAGTGgacaacattttgttgacagCAAGTGATGTGTATCTGCTGTATAATTTCCGATTCTTTTCCAGTCCTTTGTTTATTGTAGTCTATTGCACACTTGGCACCTTGGTTACATTCCAAAGGGTTGTCAACTAGAATATTGGAACCTATTCTTAATACATTGTACTGAGCAAGTAAACAGCAGCCAGCAGGTTTCCAGTAATTACAGCATGTCAGTCCCTCTGGGTTAAGAAAAAACGGGTTACATTGCATCTAACCCTAACTCACATTTCCTGTAATGACCATGCAGCCAAGCTGGTCGATGATGAGGACATCCAGCTGGGATGGAGGCTGGCAGAACTTTTGTTGAAGGATTTGTAAGATGTGCTCCATGACTTTAGGAGTGTCTCTCAGAGCCACTGCAATATGGCCCAGTGCTCGAATGGTGTGATCTGGTATCAGATGGGCATCCCTGGAAGAAAGACACATTTTATCTTTAGAGTAGCTGTTCATCAAGGACTTGAAAATTAATGTTGCTTTCCTTCAACCGGAAATGTTGCTTACTTGTCATTTTCCTGTGAAATGTATAAACGGTTGGACAGACTAGCCAGAAAGGCCTCCACTATCACATTGTCCATGGTCAGACCAGCTTTCAGACATCTGAGAGATtagaaatacacacaaagatgaacaattaaagttaaaaaagaaaaaaaaccttaaaatctTATCTTTAAGTCTGTGGCTGTGCCAGGTGTTTGTGTCTGACCTGCATATGTTGTCAATGGAAATGTCTCTGAGCTGCTCGTACATAGACGGCTGGTCTTTCCTATTGGACAGGAGGTTGAAGGTGGACTGAGAGTGCTCATTGGTCACATTTATCCTAATTTCTCCTGTGCCTTAAATAAAGAGTACACAgttcaaagacaaaaacatcaagagAAAGCGcattaaaaacaagcaattttaaatctattacaatttaaaacattgcGCCTTgcacatgaaaagaaaaaaaaggccgATTGTAGTCTTAAATCTAAAGACTATGTTATCTTttaaaatctaacaaactggcagctaagttataaaaaaacagtacactgtgaagaaacAGTTATCTAAATTGCTTTTACAATTCTTTGTACTATATCTGCCGCAGCTAATCAATGAACACTGTTCAGATCAATAGTGGATTAGAGCTGAATGTAACATAGATATATATGTGTCACTGTATCATCAGCTAAAgcatttttgtcccattttttaaactttagttATGtatttaattgattaattaattagttaaattaaatattaataaataaatgattgaaTGAAGTTACCTGTGTTGCACTGGCTGTGATACTTATAGAGTTTTATAAGAACAGGGGAAGGAACTACCAGGAAATCCCTAAGAGAGGTAGTGGCAGAGTGAGCAACTACTGGAAACCTCTCACATAGACGACCAAGGCCCTGAAACAGACGGGGAGACAATAAGAGAAATTGCCCAATAATTAATAGGAATGTATGACCTGCAACACAGTTTTGGGTCAAGTTCAAAACCAGGATTACCAGGATGCTCACTTATTTTGAGTTAAGTAATTTTTTGTAACATTTCTCTACTATTTGAGCATATCTTAGCATCCTGGCTACCTTGCAGTCTAATACCTGTAGGCAACATATGAGCAGGGGCATATGAGCAATGATGACTTTACTGGAGGTTTTCGACTGCAGCTTTTCTGACAGTTTAGTGCATAAATTCTCAGctcctgaaaaaaaagacaccagGAAAGAAATTTAATGcaaccataaaaaaataaacacatccaGCAAATGACTACTGAACACAAATATCTGCTCACGCTCTTCTACAATCGATTACCTTGCTCATCTTTGACAGCCCACACCATGAGGTCCACACAGGCAGCGTTGGCTTGGCAACGAAGCTTGAGAGGGCTCTGTTCCACTGGCAACCCTCCTGTGTCATAAAGTACCCGCTGCAGCTCTGACTGACTACTGCTAAACTGTTCAAGTACAAAGTCATGCACTTGCCGTACAAATGCTGGCTGCAAGGCtgagaaagatggagaaagtgtgaaaatttgacaaaatattCTATTTGTTAGACCATAATATACAGCAATAATCGCAGGACTGTGGGGATTTAATGCGTAACAAATAAGCTATCTATGATGCCTTACCTTTCATGTAGTATAGTGTGTCCCGCAGcattttgaacacacacacgtagagaGTGTCACTGAAGGTTTTGTAATAGAAGTTGATTCCAGGATTAGACTGAACAACAAATAGAAGAGACAATGATAGAGAAGATTATATAACTGATAATGGCataaatgtatcttttaatTTACCATTGGTCATGGGTTACATAGTTACCTCTGTAACCTCCATCATAGCGGCATCCAGAGATTTCAAAAATGAGTCGGAAACAAACTTCTTCACCTGTAAATTGCCGATATGCACAACCACTGGTAAGATGCAATTTACGTAAACGGGATGGGAAACAACAGATGCAGTAtcttgtagggctgcacgatattaggaaaatatctaattacGATTATtctgactgatattgcgattgcaatatgattcacgatattggagggagtgatttttaaaaaaaaatcattattctcattttcattgaaaaaaaaaaaagatgattgaagtgtgattttttgcaaggatctgtaccaaacaaagatttttttctttggtcCTTAGAATACAATTTGTAGGCCTGGatatctctgcagcaccacattactttaatttagaatggtttgactcatattttgcctttaacaaatattgcgcccaCCTGCAAACTTTTTATAGTTCATTTTGCGATTTCAATAAAATTGCGATTaactgtgcagccctaatatctTGGTAGACAGGAAGTGGGCTACTGTACCATGCCCAAGAGCTGTCGGAGCAACTCAACGGGCACCTCCACCTCGTTTTCATCCCCCATGAAGAGAGGAGACACTGAGAAACTCGAGCTGACTGTAGAGAAATAGTAGGCAGGATCTACTGTGCTGCTGTCTGGGAGGTAGGCACCTAAAATGAAAGAGccaaaaagacataaaaaacaacGGATCCATAGTATGTGGTATCAAGCAACAAAGGATTCATCCAAATTAAAAAACTTTTACTGTAGGCATGACTGTATTATTACAGCATGTGAGATATGTCTGGAGTATACCCTAATAAATATCATTCATTTAGGATACATACAAGTACAGATTAGCAATACGCAAGTAACTAGTTGTTACATAATGCTGATGACAATGATGAACTAGGATGAGTTGACAGAATCCAGGTTTACATCGGCAAACACAAATCTAATCAAAGCTGCTTGAGTTTCTTGAGTTTTACCTTCAAAGTAATGTGGGCCAGGCGCTGTAGGAGAGCAGGGAGAGTGGCCTCCTGAATCTGTGCAGACCTATGAGACACCACAttacaaacatttatttatcaaCTAACTAAACATAAAGTCATTGAAAATGACTAAAGTACGTGAGAATATTATGACTCTGCAGTCAGCACTTATTGtcttaaacacacaaaacatctaAATCCAATCAGCTCCATCCCGACATATACACACCTGCGCAGAGGCATCCAGGTTGGTCCCGGTGGATCTGCGCAGATTTTCACTCTGGCACACTGTAAGCAGCGACGATGGCATGATAGAACGAAAGTCATTGAAGGATCTGCGCCGCACTCCCTCTGTTTCCTCTGTGACGCAGCGGGCCGGGGGCGAATCTTTGGGGAAGAGCTTGGACAACAGGGCTTCGTCCGTGTAGCTGTAGCGGCCAAATGCTCGAGTCATGCCGAGCAGGCTGGGGACAGAATACCTGCACAAGTAAACTGGAGGAAAGACAGTACTGATGTTATGCACCTttttgcctttgtgtgtgtgtgtgtgtgtgtgtgtgtgtgtNNNNNNNNNNgtgtgtgtgtgtgtgtgtgtgtgtgtgtgtgcatacctTTGTCGTGATTATCCGGTGTTTGGCACATGTCCTGCAATGACTGCATGACCTCCATTATAGTGTTCAAGATCTGGAGGGGAAACAATAACTTAGCACTTCACTGCAATGCAGCCTAACCTAGAAATGATATGTTATGGTCACTTTCTAAACTGACCTCTTGTCGGGAGTCCGGGTCCCTCTGAGCCACATCTGCTAAAATAGTCACTAGGCAGTAGCTGAAGTTTTCTGCAACTGGGAGATATTCTGAGGAGCAGAAAATGACAGACAATAATACCTACAGTTGAATGTCACATAAGTGTGCAGCACGAAGTGGCATTTTATGGACGGATATTAACACTATCTCAATATGTCTTAAGACAGTATTGAAAATGAGTAAGAATATTACTAAGTGCACAGTTACAGCAAGTAAATAGAGGCCATTGTAAAACA belongs to Etheostoma spectabile isolate EspeVRDwgs_2016 chromosome 5, UIUC_Espe_1.0, whole genome shotgun sequence and includes:
- the serpind1 gene encoding heparin cofactor 2, with the protein product MWVITVMSVACLLVSPSLAGIKDLSSHFTDPEPEPRGFEPGGAVDIEAIPLEFHKENTVTNDLVLDGFEDEDYIDFDKILALGSDDYTEGDEIDEIATPAPDIDIFAEPSDPKIRRARLLRLFHSRSRLQRLNIVNAHFGFNLYRSLRNDVNRSDNILLAPAGISVAMGMMALGAGPGTHDQIYKALGFAEFVNASHHYDNTTVHKLFRKLTHRLFRRNFGYTLRSVNDVYIKKDVAVKDIFRAETKAYYFAEPQSVDFRDPAFLDKANRRILKQTKGLIKEPLKSVDPNMVLMLLNYLYFKGTWEQKFPKEQTHYRNFRVNEKTNVRVPMMTNKGNYLAAADHELECDILQLPYTGKISMLIALPRKITGMRTLEQEISPTVVNKWLKNMTNRTREVVLPRFKLEQNYDLIANLKEMGLTDLFQESADFTGMTSEKVSMNWLKHQGTITVNEEGTEAAALTQVGFMPLSSQIRFTVDHPFLFLIYEHRTDCLVFMGRVVNPSQN